A genomic window from Enoplosus armatus isolate fEnoArm2 chromosome 18, fEnoArm2.hap1, whole genome shotgun sequence includes:
- the enc1 gene encoding ectoderm-neural cortex protein 1 — translation MKMSVCVHENRKSRASTGSMNIYLFHKSSYADSVLMHLNSLRQQRLFTDVLLHAGSRSFPCHRAVLAACSRYFEAMFSGGLRESQASEVDFRDSIHPEVLELLLDYAYSSRVVINEENAESLLEAGDMLEFQDIRDACAEFLERNLHPSNCLGMLLLSDAHQCTKLSELSWGMCLSNFPAICKTEDFLQLPKDMVVQLLSHEELETEDERLVYEAALNWINYDLEKRHCNLPELLRTVRLALLPAIFLMENVSTEELINAQAKSKELVDEAIRCKLKILQNDGVVNSPCARPRKTSHALFLLGGQTFMCDKLYLVDQKAKEIIPKADIPSPRKEFSACAIGCKVYITGGRGSENGVSKDVWVYDTVHEEWSKAAPMLIARFGHGSAELKHCLYVVGGHTAATGCLPASPSVSLKQVEQFDPVANKWTMVAPLREGVSNAAVVSVKLKLFAFGGTSVTHDKLPKVQCYDPQENRWTVPASCPQPWRYTAAAVLGNQIFVMGGDTEFSACSAYKFSSESYQWTKVGDVTAKRMSCQAVASGNKLYVVGGYFGTQRCKTLDCYDPTLDAWNSITTVPYSLIPTAFVSTWKHLPA, via the coding sequence ATGAAAATGTCCGTGTGCGTCCATGAGAACCGGAAATCACGAGCTAGCACTGGCTCTATGAACATCTATCTGTTCCACAAGTCCTCCTATGCCGACAGTGTCCTCATGCACCTCAACTCACTGCGGCAGCAGCGGCTGTTCACAGACGTCCTGCTTCATGCCGGTAGCCGCTCCTTCCCCTGCCATCGCGCCGTGCTGGCTGCCTGCAGCCGCTACTTTGAGGCCATGTTCAGCGGTGGGCTGAGGGAGAGCCAGGCCAGCGAGGTCGACTTCCGTGACTCCATCCACCCGGAGGTTTTAGAGCTCCTGCTGGATTACGCATACTCATCACGTGTGGTCATCAATGAGGAGAATGCAGAGTCGCTATTGGAGGCTGGGGACATGCTCGAGTTTCAGGACATCCGGGATGCCTGTGCTGAATTCCTAGAGAGAAACCTTCACCCATCTAACTGCCTTGGCATGCTGTTGCTGTCTGATGCCCACCAGTGCACCAAGCTGTCAGAGCTCTCCTGGGGCATGTGCCTCAGCAACTTTCCCGCTATTTGCAAGACAGAGGACTTCCTCCAATTACCCAAAGATATGGTGGTGCAGCTTTTGTCACATGAGGAGCTAGAGACAGAAGACGAGAGACTGGTTTATGAAGCTGCCCTTAACTGGATCAACTATGACCTGGAAAAGAGGCACTGCAACCTTCCAGAGCTCCTGAGAACGGTCCGCCTGGCCCTGCTGCCTGCCATCTTTCTCATGGAGAACGTATCTACAGAAGAGCTGATCAACGCCCAGGCCAAGAGCAAGGAGCTGGTGGATGAAGCTATCCGGTGTAAGCTGAAGATCCTGCAGAATGATGGCGTCGTTAACAGCCCGTGTGCTCGACCAAGAAAAACCAGCCATGCCCTCTTTCTTTTGGGAGGACAGACTTTCATGTGTGACAAGTTGTACCTGGTAGACCAGAAGGCCAAAGAGATCATCCCCAAGGCTGACATTCCCAGCCCCAGGAAAGAGTTCAGCGCCTGCGCCATCGGCTGTAAGGTGTACATCACCGGTGGGAGAGGCTCAGAGAATGGTGTGTCCAAAGATGTATGGGTCTATGACACCGTCCACGAGGAATGGTCAAAGGCGGCACCCATGCTCATTGCCAGGTTTGGCCACGGATCTGCAGAGCTGAAGCACTGCCTCTATGTAGTAGGAGGTCACACCGCTGCGACTGGCTGCCTCCCGGCCTCTCCGTCTGTATCACTCAAACAGGTGGAGCAGTTTGACCCGGTGGCAAACAAGTGGACCATGGTCGCTCCTTTGAGAGAGGGTGTGAGCAATGCGGCAGTGGTCAGTGTCAAGCTCAAGCTCTTTGCCTTTGGAGGAACCAGCGTCACCCACGACAAGCTGCCCAAGGTGCAGTGCTACGATCCACAAGAGAACCGATGGACTGTGCCCGCCTCCTGCCCACAGCCGTGGCGCTACACAGCCGCTGCCGTGCTGGGGAACCAGATCTTTGTCATGGGAGGGGATACGGAGTTCTCAGCATGCTCTGCTTATAAGTTCAGCAGCGAGAGCTACCAGTGGACTAAAGTGGGTGACGTGACGGCCAAGCGGATGAGCTGCCAGGCTGTGGCGTCGGGGAACAAACTGTATGTGGTGGGTGGGTACTTTGGCACACAGCGGTGTAAAACTCTGGACTGCTATGACCCCACGCTGGATGCTTGGAACAGCATCACTACTGTGCCATACTCGCTCATTCCCACTGCTTTCGTCAGCACCTGGAAACATCTGCCTGCTTGA